A stretch of Halomonas elongata DSM 2581 DNA encodes these proteins:
- a CDS encoding NAD(P)-dependent oxidoreductase — protein sequence MSQTIKRIAFIGLGVMGHPMAGHLARAGLEVHVYNRTSAKAEDWTERYGGHHHPTPRQAAEQADLVLLCVGNDDDVHEVALGDDGVLHGMQAGSLLVDHTTASASLAESLDTACRERGIGFLDAPVSGGQQGAENGALTIMCGGTESDFARVEPLLAHYARAVNLMGPAGSGQLTKMVNQICIAGLVQGLSEGLHFAERAGLDQARVVEVISQGAAGSWQMENRHRTMIDDEYEHGFAIDWMRKDLAICLDQARHLQARLPVTALVDQFYADLQAMGGGRWDTSALLRRLRAFD from the coding sequence ATGAGCCAGACAATCAAGCGTATCGCCTTCATCGGCCTCGGCGTGATGGGCCATCCCATGGCCGGCCACCTGGCCAGGGCCGGCCTGGAGGTTCACGTCTACAACCGCACAAGCGCCAAGGCCGAAGACTGGACCGAGCGTTACGGCGGCCACCACCACCCGACACCGCGCCAGGCCGCTGAGCAGGCCGATCTGGTACTGCTCTGCGTGGGCAACGACGACGATGTCCATGAGGTTGCCCTAGGCGACGACGGCGTCCTGCATGGCATGCAGGCGGGCAGCCTGCTGGTCGATCACACCACGGCGTCCGCCAGTCTGGCCGAATCCCTCGACACGGCCTGTCGCGAACGCGGTATCGGCTTTCTCGACGCCCCAGTTTCCGGCGGCCAGCAAGGCGCCGAGAACGGCGCTCTGACCATCATGTGCGGCGGTACCGAGAGCGACTTCGCACGGGTCGAACCCCTGCTCGCCCATTATGCTCGCGCCGTGAACCTGATGGGGCCGGCCGGCAGCGGCCAATTGACCAAGATGGTCAACCAGATCTGCATTGCTGGCCTGGTCCAGGGGCTCTCGGAAGGATTGCACTTCGCCGAACGCGCCGGCCTGGATCAAGCCAGGGTCGTCGAGGTGATTTCTCAGGGGGCCGCTGGCTCCTGGCAGATGGAGAACCGCCATCGCACCATGATCGACGACGAGTATGAACATGGCTTTGCCATCGACTGGATGCGCAAGGATCTAGCCATCTGCCTGGATCAAGCACGCCACCTCCAGGCCCGCCTGCCCGTCACCGCTCTGGTGGATCAATTCTATGCCGACCTTCAGGCCATGGGCGGCGGACGCTGGGACACCTCTGCCCTGCTGCGCCGGCTACGAGCCTTTGACTAA
- the gltX gene encoding glutamate--tRNA ligase codes for MTVRTRIAPSPTGDPHVGTAYIALFNLCFARQHGGQFILRIEDTDRLRSTAESEQMILDSLRWLGLEWDEGPDVGGPHGPYRQSERGDIYVEYARQLLDAGHAFKCYRTSEELDALRDERKAAGQHLALKPDDLALPEAEVARREREGWPHVVRMKVPADGTCVVEDMLRGTIEVDWAQVDAQILLKSDGMPTYHLANVVDDHLMGITHVLRGEEWINSAPKHQLLYEYFGWPMPSLCHMPLLRNPDKSKLSKRKNPTSINYYRRMGFLPQAVANYLGRMGWSMPDEREKFTLDEMMAHFDIQRVSLGGPVFDLQKLTWLNGLYIREDLDDDALLEALKEWAFNEDYVRQILPQVRPRVETLSEVMPLAGHFFSGLPAIDEESFARVKLEREPLLKLLQFLVWRFEVVPAWNKEALLGEVKALSAHFELKMKEFLAPVFIAITGSPSSTSVMDAMAILGSDMTRARLRHAIEVLGGVSKKQAKRFEKEYREL; via the coding sequence ATGACCGTACGTACTCGTATCGCGCCATCTCCCACCGGGGATCCCCATGTGGGCACGGCTTATATTGCCCTGTTCAACCTTTGCTTTGCCCGCCAGCACGGCGGCCAGTTCATCCTGCGCATCGAGGATACCGATCGTCTGCGATCCACCGCCGAGTCCGAGCAGATGATCCTCGATTCTCTGCGCTGGCTGGGGCTCGAGTGGGATGAGGGGCCGGATGTGGGTGGTCCTCATGGCCCCTATCGGCAGAGTGAACGCGGTGATATCTATGTCGAGTATGCCCGGCAATTGCTCGATGCCGGTCATGCCTTCAAGTGTTATCGCACCAGCGAGGAGCTGGACGCGCTGCGCGATGAGCGCAAGGCAGCCGGCCAGCACCTGGCGTTGAAGCCCGATGACCTGGCCTTGCCCGAGGCAGAGGTTGCGCGTCGCGAGCGTGAGGGATGGCCCCATGTGGTGCGCATGAAGGTGCCGGCCGATGGCACCTGCGTGGTCGAGGACATGCTGCGCGGTACCATCGAAGTGGACTGGGCGCAGGTAGACGCGCAGATTCTGCTCAAGTCCGACGGCATGCCGACCTATCATCTGGCCAATGTGGTCGACGACCATTTGATGGGGATCACGCATGTGCTGCGCGGGGAGGAGTGGATCAACTCTGCACCCAAGCACCAGTTGCTCTATGAGTACTTCGGCTGGCCGATGCCGTCGTTGTGCCATATGCCGCTGCTGCGCAACCCGGACAAGTCGAAGCTTTCCAAGCGCAAGAATCCCACCTCGATCAACTACTATCGTCGCATGGGCTTTCTGCCCCAGGCGGTGGCCAATTACCTGGGCCGCATGGGTTGGTCGATGCCCGACGAGCGCGAGAAATTCACCCTCGACGAGATGATGGCGCATTTCGATATCCAGCGCGTCTCGCTGGGAGGGCCGGTCTTCGATCTGCAGAAGCTGACCTGGCTCAATGGGCTCTACATTCGCGAGGATCTCGATGACGATGCACTGCTGGAGGCACTGAAGGAGTGGGCCTTCAATGAAGACTATGTGCGCCAGATTCTGCCCCAGGTGCGCCCGCGGGTGGAGACCCTGTCCGAAGTGATGCCCCTGGCCGGGCATTTCTTCTCCGGGCTGCCGGCGATCGACGAAGAGAGCTTCGCCCGGGTCAAGCTCGAGCGTGAGCCCCTGCTCAAGCTGTTGCAGTTCTTGGTCTGGCGTTTCGAGGTCGTCCCGGCCTGGAACAAGGAAGCCCTGCTCGGTGAGGTGAAGGCGCTGTCTGCCCATTTCGAGCTCAAGATGAAGGAATTCCTGGCACCGGTCTTCATCGCCATTACCGGTTCGCCCTCGAGTACCTCGGTCATGGACGCCATGGCCATCCTGGGGTCCGACATGACGCGCGCGCGCCTGCGCCACGCCATCGAGGTGCTGGGCGGTGTTTCCAAGAAACAGGCCAAGCGCTTCGAAAAGGAATACCGGGAGCTGTAG
- a CDS encoding CBS domain-containing protein, with protein MKFLPLSRLDTADHLVTPQEFFDIEGGSPALSLMMDFRQHHPHAISASMPALWAASLMETEQVDCKLVVDHQREFIGLLTQERLSEQSLIAAQAKFGIDRKSLTVADLMLPRSAMPALNYDDLVRATVADLVATLREAGEPYCLVRDNAHHQIRGLISVGELSARLHQQVSLKPQVSVLKVLDAHG; from the coding sequence ATGAAATTCTTGCCCTTGTCACGTCTCGATACTGCCGATCATCTGGTCACTCCCCAGGAATTCTTCGATATCGAGGGTGGTTCTCCGGCCCTCAGCCTGATGATGGACTTCCGGCAGCATCACCCTCATGCCATCAGTGCTTCGATGCCGGCACTCTGGGCCGCCAGCCTGATGGAGACTGAACAGGTGGATTGCAAGCTGGTGGTCGATCACCAGCGGGAATTCATCGGCCTGTTGACTCAGGAACGCCTCTCGGAGCAGAGCCTGATTGCTGCCCAGGCGAAGTTCGGTATTGACCGCAAGAGCCTGACCGTTGCTGACTTGATGCTGCCCCGTTCTGCCATGCCGGCACTGAACTACGACGACCTGGTGAGAGCTACCGTGGCAGATCTGGTGGCGACGCTGCGTGAGGCGGGTGAGCCCTATTGCCTGGTGCGGGATAACGCGCATCACCAGATCCGGGGGTTGATCTCCGTGGGAGAACTGTCTGCCCGTCTGCATCAGCAGGTGTCACTCAAGCCCCAGGTTTCGGTGCTCAAGGTGCTGGATGCACATGGTTGA
- the dusA gene encoding tRNA dihydrouridine(20/20a) synthase DusA has protein sequence MSMNNAADGARRFSVAPMMDWTTRDYRAFARTLTRHALLYTEMVTTGAILYGSPRERFLGYDAIEHPLALQLGGSDAGELAECAAIAEAWGYDEVNLNVGCPSDRVQNNLIGACLMAYPDKVAAAVKAMQAAVSIPVTVKCRIGIDDQDEDADLAHFIQRVADAGCSTFIVHARKAWLEGLSPKQNRDVPPLNYPRIHRLKAQHPELHIGLNGGLKTLENCQAQLAHVDSVMVGREAYQNPWLLASVDSRLYGEPDPAEDRHSAARALRPYIAQRLEEGARLNHLTRHLLGLFQGCPGGRRFRRHLSENAHRDGAGLAVFDDALGLVAEDQPALAG, from the coding sequence ATGTCGATGAATAACGCTGCAGATGGGGCTCGTCGGTTTTCTGTGGCACCCATGATGGACTGGACGACCCGCGATTATCGCGCCTTCGCCCGGACCCTGACGCGCCATGCCCTGCTCTATACCGAGATGGTCACGACCGGCGCCATCCTGTATGGGTCGCCGCGCGAGCGCTTTCTGGGTTATGACGCTATCGAGCATCCATTGGCCCTGCAACTGGGCGGCAGCGACGCCGGCGAGCTCGCCGAGTGTGCCGCAATTGCCGAGGCGTGGGGCTATGACGAGGTCAATCTCAATGTGGGTTGCCCCAGCGACCGCGTGCAGAACAATCTGATCGGCGCCTGCCTGATGGCCTACCCCGACAAGGTCGCCGCGGCGGTCAAGGCGATGCAGGCGGCAGTGTCGATTCCGGTGACCGTGAAGTGCCGAATCGGCATCGACGACCAGGATGAAGACGCCGACCTCGCGCACTTCATCCAGCGTGTCGCCGATGCTGGCTGCAGCACCTTTATCGTGCATGCTCGCAAGGCCTGGCTGGAAGGACTCTCGCCCAAGCAGAACCGTGACGTTCCGCCGCTCAACTACCCACGCATCCACCGCCTGAAGGCACAACACCCCGAACTGCACATCGGGCTCAATGGCGGCCTCAAGACCCTGGAGAATTGCCAGGCGCAACTAGCCCACGTCGACAGCGTGATGGTCGGCCGCGAAGCCTATCAGAACCCCTGGTTGCTGGCCTCGGTGGATTCTCGCCTGTATGGCGAGCCGGACCCGGCGGAGGATCGCCATTCAGCGGCACGCGCCCTGCGTCCCTATATCGCCCAACGGCTCGAGGAAGGTGCCCGACTCAACCACCTCACTCGCCACTTGCTGGGCCTGTTCCAGGGCTGTCCGGGCGGCCGCCGCTTCCGCCGTCACCTGTCCGAGAACGCCCACCGTGACGGCGCCGGCCTGGCGGTCTTCGATGATGCATTGGGCCTGGTGGCAGAAGATCAGCCCGCCCTGGCGGGCTGA
- a CDS encoding succinylglutamate desuccinylase/aspartoacylase family protein, protein MARAPFELADMRVAPGTRQQIDVPMARLYTHAPLHIPVEIVHGRHPGPVLLVCGGIHGDEINGVEIVRRLLHSRQLSRLRGTLIAIPIVNVFGFVQHSRYLPDRRDLNRCFPGSEAGSLGGRMAALFREQIVDQASHIIDLHTGALHRTNLPQIRAQLTSCDETERMASAFGAPVILNSELRDGSLRHYAQSRGIPVLTYEAGEALRFDEWAITPGVRGVLRVMRRLGMLRGEQRRRTPPAAERATGSSWARAPIDGILRPQVRLGARVAKGERLGRVADPFGNAEDEVVSMADGIVIGMGRLPLVNEGEALFHIARFDVIEEAENAVETFQSSLEPPPDPLY, encoded by the coding sequence ATGGCGCGTGCTCCCTTCGAACTGGCCGACATGCGTGTGGCGCCAGGGACCCGGCAACAGATCGATGTCCCCATGGCCAGACTCTACACCCATGCCCCTCTGCATATTCCCGTGGAGATCGTGCATGGACGGCATCCGGGGCCGGTGTTGCTGGTGTGTGGCGGTATCCATGGCGATGAAATCAATGGCGTGGAGATCGTGCGCCGTCTGCTGCATTCGCGGCAGTTGTCGCGCTTGCGTGGCACCCTGATCGCCATTCCTATCGTCAATGTGTTCGGCTTCGTGCAGCACAGCCGCTATCTGCCGGACCGGCGCGACCTGAATCGATGCTTTCCGGGTAGTGAAGCGGGGTCGCTGGGAGGTCGGATGGCGGCGCTGTTCCGCGAGCAGATCGTCGATCAGGCGAGTCATATCATCGACCTGCACACGGGAGCTCTCCACCGTACCAATCTGCCGCAGATCCGTGCGCAGTTGACGTCGTGTGACGAGACTGAGCGCATGGCCAGTGCCTTCGGTGCACCGGTCATCCTCAATTCGGAATTGCGTGATGGCAGTTTGCGTCATTATGCGCAGAGCCGCGGCATACCTGTGTTGACCTATGAGGCCGGTGAAGCGCTGCGCTTCGACGAATGGGCAATCACTCCCGGTGTACGGGGCGTGTTGAGGGTGATGCGGCGTCTCGGCATGCTGCGTGGCGAGCAGCGGCGCCGCACGCCGCCTGCGGCGGAACGGGCGACCGGCTCAAGCTGGGCGCGGGCGCCGATCGACGGCATTCTGCGTCCCCAGGTACGGCTCGGTGCGCGGGTTGCCAAGGGAGAGCGGCTGGGGCGCGTGGCCGACCCGTTCGGCAATGCCGAAGACGAGGTGGTGTCGATGGCCGATGGCATCGTCATCGGCATGGGACGGCTGCCGCTGGTCAATGAAGGCGAAGCTCTGTTCCATATCGCGCGCTTCGATGTCATCGAGGAAGCCGAAAATGCCGTGGAAACCTTTCAGTCGAGCCTGGAGCCACCACCCGACCCGCTCTACTGA
- a CDS encoding TetR family transcriptional regulator, whose product MARRTKAEAEATREALLDAAEEVFFEKGVACTSLEQIARHAGMTRGAVYWHFRNKADLFRAMLDRVRMPFEELVAETAPSNASPLEAIRLGCQQGFHRLEQPRHRRVHATLLHRCEFFSDIDPRALESEMASECLDALLIYLRKAQDQGLLREDLSPENATRLLQATLSGLFHDWLRDPEAFSLYKYGTQLVDIQLRLFERDSASS is encoded by the coding sequence ATGGCCAGACGTACCAAGGCCGAAGCCGAGGCCACGCGAGAAGCATTGCTGGACGCCGCCGAAGAAGTCTTCTTCGAGAAGGGCGTCGCCTGCACTTCTCTGGAGCAGATCGCCCGCCACGCCGGCATGACCCGCGGTGCCGTCTATTGGCATTTCCGCAACAAGGCCGACCTGTTCCGCGCCATGCTCGACAGGGTGCGGATGCCATTCGAGGAACTCGTGGCGGAAACCGCCCCGAGCAATGCCTCACCGCTCGAAGCGATTCGCCTGGGGTGCCAGCAGGGCTTTCATCGTCTGGAACAGCCCCGCCATCGACGCGTGCATGCCACCCTGCTCCATCGCTGCGAATTCTTCAGCGATATCGACCCCCGCGCCCTGGAAAGCGAGATGGCCAGCGAATGCCTGGATGCCCTGTTGATCTATCTCCGCAAGGCCCAGGATCAAGGGCTGCTTCGCGAGGATCTCTCCCCCGAGAACGCCACCCGCCTGCTCCAGGCCACTCTCAGTGGCCTCTTCCATGACTGGCTGCGCGATCCCGAGGCGTTCTCCCTCTATAAATACGGCACCCAGTTGGTCGATATCCAGCTTCGACTGTTCGAGCGAGACAGTGCATCAAGCTGA
- a CDS encoding efflux RND transporter permease subunit codes for MNFSNFFIKRPIFASVLAIILTLIGLMSMRVLPIEQYPSVVPPTVSVSATFPGADAETVAQTVAAPLAEAINGVENMLYMTSTSADNGSMSLSVAFNIGTDGDINTINVNNRVQGALSQLPEAVQDQGVTVELRSSSILMLVSLISPDDDYDQVFMQNYATLNILDELRQVPGVGDAEVLGGGEFAMRIWMDPDKLAQYDLTPSEVASAIRAQNTEVPAGSLAATPQSDPRAYTYTITAGGRLSNTDDFRDIFLRTNPDGSALRLDDVARIELGASFYGIDAKLNGGTMTPIMINQQPGANALETARGVEKVMDELAGRFPPGLEYVTPYDTTQFIDASVETVLHTFIEAFLIVGVILFIFLQNWRFTVIAMSVVPVSVLATFAGFYAFGFSINLLTLFALVLSIGIVVDDAILVVENVERVLSEDEEITVTQATIRAMKEVGGPVIATSLIMAAVFVPVAFLGGFSGQIYQQFALTIAVSVAFSALMALTFTPALSAIFIKHDLHRKESAFMRAVRTPLRLFDRLFAGITAVYMWVVKVLVRFWGVALLLTALVGAGSWWLYQSTPSTLVPETDQGIVLASVQLPDSASLERTKNYMDKLSSAIKDVEGVKFSTAVAGYDMLTSSVNTARGIIFVNMEPWGERDLTASELIGKIMQFGAQIPGGSAMAFNMPPIVGLSTTGGFTGYLQSYEGASPEELYQASLKVMQAAAQNPVLNQVFTTFNVNVPSYEAKIDRQKALSYGVSMSALNSTLGNTFGNGFVNYFSYQGRNFQVYLQNEDEFRKTPDDISSVYVRGGDGERIPLSEFVTMERKTAPAVVTRFGVYSGAQFQGGPAPGYSSGQAIEAMEQIVQDELGDGWGMGWTGTAYQESQAGSAATMAIIFGMLMVFLILAAQYESWSLPLAVLTATPFAFLGGIGGIALRGLDTSVYVQIGMLVVVGLAAKNAILIVEFAELQRREQGKSIREAAITAAHLRFRPIVMTSLAFIFGTLPLALATGASDTSSHHIGTTVAVGMASVAILGSLFVPTFYAMIAGVTDWLRGKTQGQGDSRDDEPALEHDTR; via the coding sequence ATGAATTTCTCCAACTTCTTCATCAAGCGGCCGATCTTCGCGTCGGTGCTTGCCATTATCCTGACGTTGATCGGGTTGATGAGCATGCGGGTGCTGCCGATCGAGCAGTACCCCAGTGTCGTGCCGCCCACGGTCTCGGTCAGTGCCACCTTCCCCGGGGCGGATGCCGAGACCGTGGCCCAGACGGTGGCGGCGCCATTGGCGGAGGCCATCAATGGTGTCGAGAACATGCTCTACATGACCTCGACCAGTGCCGACAATGGCTCGATGAGCCTCAGCGTGGCCTTCAATATCGGCACAGATGGCGATATCAACACCATCAATGTCAACAACCGGGTCCAGGGGGCACTTTCCCAGCTCCCGGAGGCGGTGCAGGATCAGGGGGTGACGGTGGAGCTGCGCTCCAGCTCGATCCTGATGCTGGTGTCGTTGATATCGCCCGATGATGACTACGACCAGGTCTTCATGCAGAACTATGCCACCCTCAACATCCTGGACGAGCTGCGCCAGGTGCCGGGGGTCGGCGATGCCGAAGTGCTGGGTGGCGGTGAGTTCGCCATGCGCATCTGGATGGATCCGGACAAGCTGGCGCAGTACGACCTGACGCCGTCCGAGGTGGCCAGTGCCATTCGTGCCCAGAACACCGAGGTGCCGGCGGGCAGTCTGGCGGCCACGCCTCAATCCGATCCACGCGCCTACACCTATACCATCACAGCCGGTGGGCGGTTATCGAATACCGACGACTTCCGCGATATCTTCCTGCGCACCAACCCCGATGGGTCGGCATTGCGTCTGGATGATGTGGCGCGCATCGAACTGGGAGCCTCCTTCTATGGCATCGATGCGAAGCTGAACGGCGGCACCATGACGCCGATCATGATCAACCAGCAGCCCGGTGCCAATGCCCTGGAAACGGCCCGGGGGGTGGAAAAGGTCATGGATGAGCTGGCCGGTCGCTTCCCGCCGGGGCTCGAATATGTGACGCCTTACGATACGACCCAGTTCATCGATGCCTCCGTGGAGACGGTGTTGCACACCTTCATCGAGGCGTTCTTGATCGTCGGGGTCATCCTGTTCATCTTCCTGCAGAACTGGCGCTTCACGGTGATCGCCATGTCGGTGGTGCCGGTCTCGGTGCTGGCGACCTTTGCCGGTTTCTATGCCTTTGGCTTTTCGATCAACCTGCTGACGCTGTTCGCCCTGGTGCTGTCGATAGGCATCGTGGTCGATGATGCCATCCTGGTGGTGGAGAACGTCGAGCGGGTGCTCAGCGAGGATGAGGAGATCACCGTCACCCAGGCGACGATCCGGGCCATGAAGGAAGTCGGGGGGCCGGTCATCGCGACCTCGCTGATCATGGCGGCGGTCTTCGTGCCGGTGGCGTTCCTTGGCGGTTTCAGCGGCCAGATCTATCAGCAGTTCGCGCTGACCATTGCCGTGTCGGTGGCCTTCTCTGCCTTGATGGCCCTGACCTTCACACCGGCGCTCTCGGCGATCTTCATCAAGCATGACCTGCATCGCAAGGAATCGGCCTTCATGCGAGCGGTACGTACGCCGCTGCGCCTGTTCGACCGGCTGTTCGCCGGCATCACCGCCGTCTACATGTGGGTGGTCAAGGTGCTGGTGCGTTTCTGGGGTGTGGCGCTGTTGTTGACCGCTCTGGTCGGGGCTGGCTCCTGGTGGCTCTACCAGAGCACGCCCTCGACGCTGGTGCCCGAGACCGATCAGGGCATCGTGCTGGCATCGGTGCAGCTGCCGGATTCGGCATCGCTGGAGCGTACCAAGAACTACATGGACAAGTTGAGCAGCGCCATCAAGGATGTGGAGGGCGTGAAGTTCTCCACGGCGGTGGCGGGCTACGACATGCTGACGAGCTCGGTGAATACCGCGCGCGGTATCATCTTCGTCAACATGGAGCCCTGGGGCGAGCGTGACCTGACGGCCTCCGAGCTGATCGGCAAGATAATGCAGTTTGGTGCACAGATTCCGGGCGGTTCGGCCATGGCCTTCAACATGCCGCCGATCGTCGGTCTTTCGACCACGGGCGGTTTCACCGGTTATCTGCAGTCCTACGAGGGGGCATCTCCCGAGGAGCTCTATCAGGCCTCGCTGAAGGTCATGCAGGCGGCTGCCCAGAATCCTGTCCTGAATCAGGTGTTCACGACCTTCAACGTCAATGTGCCGTCCTACGAGGCGAAGATCGATCGGCAGAAAGCGCTGAGTTATGGCGTCTCGATGTCGGCATTGAACTCGACGTTGGGGAATACCTTCGGTAATGGTTTCGTCAACTACTTCAGCTATCAGGGGCGCAACTTCCAGGTCTATCTGCAGAACGAGGATGAGTTCCGCAAGACACCGGACGATATCTCCAGCGTCTATGTGCGAGGTGGCGACGGTGAGCGGATTCCGCTTTCCGAATTCGTGACCATGGAGCGCAAGACCGCTCCGGCGGTGGTGACCCGCTTCGGCGTCTACAGCGGTGCGCAATTCCAGGGCGGGCCAGCACCCGGCTACAGTTCCGGTCAGGCCATCGAGGCCATGGAGCAGATCGTCCAGGACGAACTCGGCGATGGCTGGGGCATGGGCTGGACCGGCACCGCCTATCAGGAAAGCCAGGCCGGCAGCGCCGCGACCATGGCGATCATCTTCGGCATGCTGATGGTGTTCCTGATCCTGGCGGCCCAGTACGAGAGCTGGTCGTTGCCGCTGGCGGTGCTGACGGCCACGCCGTTCGCCTTCCTCGGCGGTATCGGCGGCATCGCGCTGCGCGGGCTCGATACCAGCGTCTACGTGCAGATCGGCATGCTGGTGGTGGTCGGCCTGGCGGCGAAGAACGCCATCCTGATCGTCGAGTTCGCCGAGCTGCAACGCCGTGAGCAAGGCAAGTCGATCCGTGAGGCGGCCATTACGGCGGCGCATCTGCGCTTCCGGCCGATCGTCATGACTTCGCTGGCGTTCATCTTCGGCACCTTGCCGTTGGCACTGGCGACCGGCGCCAGTGACACCAGCAGCCACCACATCGGCACGACAGTGGCGGTGGGCATGGCGTCGGTGGCCATACTCGGCAGCTTGTTCGTGCCGACCTTCTACGCCATGATCGCCGGCGTCACCGATTGGCTGAGGGGCAAGACGCAAGGCCAGGGTGACAGCCGTGACGACGAACCGGCGTTGGAGCACGATACGCGCTGA
- a CDS encoding efflux RND transporter periplasmic adaptor subunit: MKTMIHRSRGGLLALVSSLLLVACGQDEGGQQQAAGGDVPPRPMPVMELVRQDIPLEKSYPSKLRSDEEVTLVARVTGFLEERKFNPGDMVEKGDSLYAIEPDLYQATVDQREADLESAKAELARTQSDARRYEQLLNQNSVSRQQYDQALADRNVARASVAQAEAALASARIDLGYANVTAPVSGQISLSQVNEGNLVSSGTELATITPLDPLKVRFQLPQADAFALRQQLADQSVSDIGTHLELTTGVDPLTGQLDFLGSRIDEGTSTVQAQATFSNPDGQALPGQFARVHLEGLKRFDVLAVPEIAVTQGLMGPQVFVLDEDDIARARPVQLGELAGPWQILRDGVKEGDRVVVGDPAGLEPGTPIEPQPFDGDAEALMAKQQSSQQPSGQQGQGQAQGKGGASAGDGQEQASDESSAPAQEDAAE, encoded by the coding sequence ATGAAAACGATGATCCACAGGAGTCGGGGCGGGTTGCTGGCACTGGTCTCGAGCCTGTTGCTGGTGGCCTGCGGTCAGGATGAAGGCGGCCAGCAGCAAGCGGCGGGTGGTGACGTGCCGCCCAGGCCGATGCCGGTGATGGAACTGGTACGTCAGGACATTCCCCTGGAAAAGTCTTATCCCTCCAAGTTGCGCAGCGATGAAGAGGTGACGCTGGTAGCTCGGGTGACCGGCTTCCTCGAGGAGCGCAAGTTCAATCCCGGTGACATGGTCGAGAAGGGCGATAGCCTGTATGCCATCGAGCCGGATCTTTATCAGGCCACCGTGGATCAGCGCGAGGCTGACCTGGAAAGTGCCAAGGCCGAGCTCGCTCGGACACAGAGTGATGCGCGACGCTATGAACAACTGCTCAACCAGAACTCGGTGAGCCGCCAGCAATATGACCAGGCCCTGGCCGATCGCAATGTGGCGCGTGCCAGCGTGGCCCAGGCCGAAGCCGCACTGGCAAGTGCGCGCATCGACCTGGGATATGCCAATGTCACGGCCCCGGTGAGCGGTCAGATCAGCCTGAGCCAGGTCAATGAGGGCAATCTGGTGAGTTCCGGTACCGAGCTCGCCACGATCACGCCGCTGGATCCACTGAAAGTACGGTTCCAGCTGCCGCAGGCCGATGCCTTCGCCCTGCGCCAGCAGTTGGCCGATCAGTCGGTGAGCGATATCGGGACGCATCTCGAGCTGACGACGGGTGTCGATCCCTTGACAGGGCAACTGGATTTCCTGGGTTCGCGAATCGATGAAGGCACCAGCACCGTTCAGGCCCAGGCCACGTTTTCCAATCCCGATGGCCAGGCATTGCCGGGGCAGTTCGCCCGGGTTCACCTGGAAGGGCTGAAGCGCTTCGATGTCCTCGCGGTTCCCGAAATCGCTGTCACCCAGGGCCTGATGGGGCCGCAGGTCTTCGTCCTTGACGAGGATGACATTGCCCGGGCTCGCCCGGTGCAGCTCGGCGAGCTGGCCGGTCCCTGGCAGATCCTCAGGGACGGGGTGAAAGAGGGCGATCGGGTTGTGGTCGGTGATCCGGCCGGACTGGAGCCGGGCACGCCCATCGAACCCCAGCCCTTCGATGGCGATGCCGAGGCGTTGATGGCCAAGCAGCAGTCGTCCCAGCAACCGTCTGGACAGCAAGGCCAGGGACAAGCGCAAGGAAAAGGCGGTGCGTCGGCCGGGGATGGCCAGGAGCAGGCATCCGATGAGTCGTCCGCGCCGGCCCAAGAGGATGCGGCGGAATGA